From the Entomomonas sp. E2T0 genome, one window contains:
- the tusD gene encoding sulfurtransferase complex subunit TusD — MKFTIAIYSPPQSSASRRALHFSQTVLQTGHTIERLFFYQQGVYNAVSSIVTPQDEFDIRLAWQTFIEENNLDAVVCIAAALRRGQLDTTEAKRYQKTAITISPPWQLSGLGQLHEAIQNSDRFVCFGGNA; from the coding sequence ATGAAATTTACTATTGCTATCTACTCTCCACCACAAAGCTCTGCCTCTAGAAGAGCATTACACTTTTCTCAAACTGTATTGCAAACAGGCCATACTATTGAGCGTTTATTTTTTTACCAGCAAGGCGTTTATAATGCTGTTAGTAGTATAGTAACGCCTCAGGATGAATTTGATATTCGCTTAGCATGGCAAACCTTTATTGAGGAAAATAATTTAGATGCTGTTGTCTGTATTGCAGCTGCATTACGTCGTGGCCAATTAGATACAACGGAAGCAAAACGTTATCAAAAAACAGCTATTACTATCTCGCCACCTTGGCAATTATCAGGATTAGGGCAATTGCATGAAGCCATCCAGAATAGTGATCGTTTTGTTTGCTTTGGGGGTAATGCTTAA
- a CDS encoding Bax inhibitor-1 family protein, whose translation MASDNYVMEHASQLLVSKVLRNTYALLALTLTFSAICCLIAMAANFRQLNIFVFFAGAWGLMFLTTKLRNSIWGLASLFAFTGFMGFSIAPAINYYLYLPNGANIVFTAFALTAFAFFGLSAFVLITRKDMSFLGNFIVVGAFIILGAIALFFIAPLFGYYIPGLSLAISAGIILISAAGILWKTSAIVHGGETNYIMATMSLFMDIYFMFVHLLNILGIASND comes from the coding sequence ATGGCTAGTGATAATTATGTGATGGAACATGCCAGTCAACTTTTAGTAAGCAAGGTTTTACGTAATACATATGCCCTACTAGCACTAACTTTAACTTTTTCTGCTATTTGTTGCTTAATCGCTATGGCTGCCAATTTTAGACAATTAAATATTTTTGTCTTTTTTGCAGGTGCATGGGGCTTAATGTTTTTAACTACAAAATTAAGAAACTCTATTTGGGGTTTAGCCAGTCTTTTTGCTTTCACTGGTTTTATGGGGTTTTCAATAGCACCAGCTATTAATTATTACTTATACCTTCCTAATGGTGCCAACATAGTATTTACTGCTTTTGCTCTAACTGCTTTTGCTTTCTTTGGTCTTTCTGCTTTTGTATTGATTACACGTAAAGACATGAGCTTTTTGGGCAATTTTATAGTAGTAGGTGCATTTATAATACTTGGCGCTATTGCTCTATTTTTTATAGCACCACTTTTTGGTTACTATATTCCAGGGCTATCCTTAGCTATTAGTGCAGGTATTATTTTAATTTCTGCTGCTGGTATTTTATGGAAAACCAGTGCCATCGTTCATGGGGGAGAAACTAACTATATTATGGCTACTATGTCATTATTTATGGATATCTATTTTATGTTTGTTCATTTATTGAATATTTTAGGTATTGCTTCTAACGACTAA
- a CDS encoding tyrosine-type recombinase/integrase, producing MRKKKPENRDLPPHMFRRNRLLKNGKMWIGYYYDCRKNGKRKEIPLGTDLDKAKIKWAELEMTEAPKDIKTLGYVFDRYENEIIPSKAPKTQSDNRDSLRQLRKVFDDAPIDEITSHHIAQYRDARTAKVRANREMSLLSHIYNIAKEWGYVTYNPVTGVRKNKEKLRDYYADDEVFLAVYKHAPQELKDAMMIAYFTGQRPADAIKIRLSHITEDHLFIGQNKTTHKLRIKLNNETGRTGLGLLIDDILKRKNDSSPYLITIKDRGMTYSMRRYRFENARNTAINEALANNDEEFAKHIKEFQFKDLRPKAASDMNNIELASKLLGHTKEEITKKIYIRVGQEVEPVNRGISNK from the coding sequence ATGAGAAAGAAAAAACCTGAAAATAGGGACTTACCTCCTCATATGTTTAGACGAAACAGATTGCTTAAAAATGGCAAAATGTGGATTGGTTATTATTATGACTGTCGAAAAAATGGGAAACGGAAAGAAATCCCTTTAGGTACTGATCTTGATAAAGCAAAAATAAAATGGGCTGAACTTGAAATGACAGAGGCTCCCAAAGATATTAAAACTTTAGGCTATGTATTTGACAGATATGAAAATGAAATTATACCTAGTAAAGCACCTAAAACCCAAAGTGACAACAGGGATTCATTAAGACAACTAAGAAAAGTATTTGATGATGCACCAATTGATGAAATAACCTCCCATCATATAGCGCAGTACCGTGACGCAAGGACTGCCAAAGTAAGAGCTAATAGAGAAATGTCTTTGCTTTCCCATATTTATAATATAGCTAAAGAATGGGGGTATGTAACATATAATCCTGTTACTGGTGTACGTAAAAATAAAGAAAAACTAAGAGATTACTATGCCGATGATGAAGTATTTCTTGCAGTATATAAACATGCTCCTCAAGAACTAAAAGATGCGATGATGATTGCCTATTTTACTGGTCAGCGTCCAGCAGATGCTATAAAAATCAGGTTATCACATATTACGGAAGATCATTTATTTATAGGACAAAATAAAACAACTCACAAATTAAGAATCAAGCTTAACAATGAAACTGGACGTACTGGTTTAGGATTACTTATTGATGATATTTTGAAAAGAAAAAATGATAGTTCTCCCTACTTAATTACTATTAAAGACAGAGGCATGACCTACTCAATGCGAAGGTATAGATTCGAAAATGCCAGAAACACAGCTATCAACGAAGCTCTAGCGAATAATGATGAAGAGTTTGCAAAGCATATTAAAGAGTTCCAATTTAAAGATTTACGTCCCAAAGCAGCTAGTGATATGAATAATATTGAATTAGCCAGTAAGCTACTAGGCCATACAAAAGAGGAAATTACTAAGAAGATTTATATTAGGGTTGGTCAAGAAGTAGAGCCAGTAAATAGAGGCATTAGTAACAAATAA
- a CDS encoding DUF4224 domain-containing protein translates to MTESQEEKGGKSIFVSKELLEELTGYKAPYKQIEWLTRKNYPFEVNGANHPKLLMEVMFSKLGSPSTKTIEDEPKQKWKLDLSKLT, encoded by the coding sequence ATGACTGAATCACAAGAGGAAAAAGGCGGTAAATCAATATTTGTTAGCAAAGAACTTTTAGAAGAATTAACTGGATATAAAGCACCATACAAACAAATAGAGTGGCTTACTCGCAAAAACTACCCTTTTGAAGTTAATGGTGCTAACCATCCAAAGCTTTTAATGGAAGTAATGTTCAGTAAGTTAGGCTCACCATCCACTAAAACGATTGAAGATGAACCTAAACAAAAATGGAAACTAGATTTAAGTAAATTGACTTAA
- a CDS encoding lambda exonuclease family protein, whose amino-acid sequence MKWHNIQQNSEAWEQVRLGKVTASNFGHIMANDGGAFGDTAKKYALQVALELATGQKAEHSFSNRHMERGHEQEPVARMLYENTYFVDVTNGGFFDHSDYGDSPDGLVDDDGVIEIKSVIASTHYATLKRKSFDPTYRWQLIGHLDCTNRDWVDFISYCSDFPEDSRLFVYRLNRSDYLEDIERLRERRSQFIKLVQDVLRNIRSNY is encoded by the coding sequence ATGAAATGGCATAACATTCAGCAAAATAGTGAAGCTTGGGAGCAGGTCAGACTAGGAAAAGTCACTGCCTCTAATTTTGGCCATATCATGGCCAATGATGGTGGTGCATTTGGTGATACAGCAAAGAAATATGCTTTACAAGTAGCTTTAGAGTTAGCTACAGGTCAAAAAGCAGAACATAGCTTTAGTAATAGACACATGGAAAGAGGCCATGAACAAGAACCAGTAGCAAGGATGCTTTACGAAAATACCTATTTTGTTGATGTGACTAATGGTGGCTTTTTTGATCATAGCGATTATGGTGACTCACCTGATGGGCTGGTTGATGACGATGGTGTAATCGAAATTAAAAGTGTAATTGCTTCAACTCATTATGCCACTCTTAAAAGAAAATCCTTTGATCCTACCTATAGATGGCAATTGATAGGCCACTTAGATTGTACCAATAGAGATTGGGTAGACTTTATAAGTTATTGCTCTGATTTTCCAGAAGATTCAAGGTTATTTGTTTACCGACTTAATAGAAGTGATTATTTAGAGGATATAGAAAGATTGAGAGAAAGACGATCACAGTTTATTAAGTTAGTACAGGATGTTTTACGCAATATTCGGAGTAACTACTAG
- a CDS encoding helix-turn-helix domain-containing protein — protein sequence MKKSELIREQFSKRLKQALAQNGKDGWGSGTFLKNITGVTQKAANNWLNGESIPNKEKITLISKALGISSAWLEYGEDETSHFSTSLSGFKNIKSEMIEVFYYPVIEWNDIENFLDGHLSQSKLKKTVSTKKIEQGFWLEVKDDLMSNPSLPSFPKGSLILVDKNYNQLENGKFLLIQLLNGDKIFRQIVKNSNNTYLKTLNEKYLPVLIKDDDGKVLGKITDLYIQILD from the coding sequence ATGAAGAAATCGGAACTCATAAGAGAACAATTCTCAAAAAGATTAAAACAAGCCCTTGCTCAAAATGGTAAAGATGGTTGGGGTAGTGGTACTTTTTTAAAAAATATTACTGGAGTCACCCAAAAAGCTGCTAATAACTGGTTGAATGGTGAATCTATACCTAATAAAGAAAAAATAACTCTTATATCAAAAGCATTAGGTATCTCAAGTGCATGGTTAGAATATGGAGAAGATGAAACTAGCCATTTTTCTACTAGTCTTTCAGGTTTTAAAAATATAAAGTCTGAAATGATCGAAGTATTCTATTATCCAGTTATAGAATGGAATGATATAGAAAATTTTTTAGATGGGCATTTATCTCAAAGTAAATTAAAAAAAACCGTATCTACAAAAAAGATAGAACAAGGTTTCTGGCTCGAAGTTAAAGATGATCTTATGAGTAATCCCAGTCTACCATCCTTTCCAAAAGGTTCATTAATTCTTGTCGATAAAAATTATAATCAATTAGAAAATGGAAAATTTTTATTAATTCAACTATTAAATGGTGATAAAATTTTTAGACAAATTGTAAAAAACTCAAATAACACTTATTTAAAGACATTAAATGAAAAATATTTACCTGTTTTAATTAAGGATGATGATGGTAAAGTTTTAGGAAAAATCACTGATTTATATATACAAATATTAGATTAA
- a CDS encoding helix-turn-helix transcriptional regulator: protein MSPLTKYRKRLKLSQKAFGHKAGFCQSTISHYEKRKRTPSIPDARKIISTLNKLGIDCCFDDVFPPEEIV from the coding sequence ATGTCACCCCTTACAAAATATAGAAAACGTTTAAAGCTTTCCCAAAAAGCGTTTGGACATAAAGCAGGTTTTTGCCAGTCAACTATCAGTCATTATGAAAAACGAAAAAGGACACCCAGTATTCCCGATGCTAGAAAAATAATCTCTACACTAAATAAGTTAGGCATTGATTGTTGTTTTGATGATGTGTTTCCACCAGAAGAAATAGTATAA
- the dnaB gene encoding replicative DNA helicase — MSELFSREAEQSVIGALLLRPELIDIISTDLVAEDFYYSEHSEIYRAILNLYKKNIQIDVISVAETIELLRFSNGEVTNPLIYLVEIAKNTPSVVNAKLYADIVRERSVCREIEKLGLVAREIALSKQDLPDKISLIQSKALSLDSSTTSHDVVHASDVMRDHVEELQRRFDLGGQIDGLSTGLSDLDDKLMGLKAGELIVIAARPSMGKTVLAMNIATHNAIHANKSTLIVSLEMTNGKLMDRALASVGSIPLTELKTGQAACNYASQLASASNLIANSKLYMADRPNINIMQLRSIARRHKLKYGLDLLVVDYLQLMQGTGKNENRVTEVSEMSRQCKLLARELNIPVVLLSQLNRQLEQRANKRPILSDLRESGAIEQDADVIIFLYRDEVYNKENSRYKGIAEAILGKYRDGEVTTVFMAFNGTMSRFDLLVKGWQPDPEDTNDNSFSDRYRKRR, encoded by the coding sequence ATGTCTGAGTTATTTAGTAGAGAGGCAGAGCAAAGTGTCATAGGGGCATTGCTATTACGACCTGAACTAATTGATATTATTTCAACTGATCTAGTGGCAGAAGATTTTTATTATTCAGAACATAGTGAAATCTACCGAGCTATATTAAATCTTTATAAAAAAAATATTCAAATTGATGTAATTAGTGTTGCAGAAACTATAGAGTTACTTAGATTCTCTAATGGTGAAGTAACTAATCCATTAATTTATTTAGTTGAAATTGCTAAAAATACACCCAGTGTTGTTAATGCTAAGTTATATGCTGATATTGTCAGAGAACGTTCAGTCTGTCGAGAAATAGAAAAATTAGGACTGGTAGCAAGAGAGATAGCACTATCTAAACAAGACCTACCAGATAAGATTAGTCTTATTCAAAGCAAAGCATTATCGCTAGATTCATCCACCACTTCACATGATGTAGTCCATGCTAGCGACGTAATGAGAGATCATGTGGAAGAACTACAAAGACGTTTTGATTTAGGTGGGCAAATTGATGGTTTATCAACAGGACTAAGTGACCTAGATGATAAGCTAATGGGATTAAAAGCTGGAGAGCTAATAGTGATTGCTGCAAGGCCATCGATGGGTAAGACAGTATTAGCCATGAACATAGCTACCCATAATGCCATCCATGCAAATAAATCTACGCTTATTGTTAGTCTTGAAATGACCAATGGCAAGTTAATGGATAGGGCATTAGCCTCTGTTGGTAGTATTCCATTAACTGAGCTAAAAACTGGTCAGGCTGCTTGTAACTACGCTTCACAACTGGCTTCAGCCAGTAACCTAATTGCAAACTCGAAATTATATATGGCAGATAGGCCAAATATCAATATTATGCAATTACGCTCAATTGCCCGTAGGCATAAATTAAAGTATGGCCTAGATTTATTAGTGGTTGACTATTTACAACTGATGCAGGGAACAGGGAAAAATGAAAATCGAGTAACAGAAGTCAGTGAAATGTCACGTCAATGTAAGTTACTTGCTCGTGAACTCAATATTCCTGTGGTTTTACTTTCACAACTCAATAGACAACTAGAACAAAGAGCTAATAAACGTCCCATATTAAGTGACTTAAGAGAGTCAGGTGCAATTGAGCAAGATGCTGATGTCATCATCTTTCTCTATCGAGACGAAGTGTATAACAAAGAAAATAGCCGTTACAAGGGAATTGCAGAAGCAATTTTAGGCAAATATCGAGATGGTGAAGTGACCACCGTATTTATGGCATTTAATGGAACTATGAGTCGCTTTGATCTACTGGTTAAAGGTTGGCAGCCAGACCCAGAAGATACCAATGATAATAGCTTTTCTGATAGATACAGGAAAAGGAGATAA
- a CDS encoding recombination protein NinB has translation MNCKAMEKKELTIKNEFDKNSFINFFTALDLTIPKKIIIEDQKNSRTAAQNRLLWLWNNEIQKFMFDHSGITASAFDWHETMVERLCPTVNKEITLPNGETVSIQERTRTSKFNTKKMTKYLEMLDAYCASFGLLLPHPQDLMNAIYGKRNI, from the coding sequence ATGAATTGTAAAGCAATGGAGAAAAAAGAACTCACCATTAAAAATGAATTTGATAAAAATAGTTTTATTAATTTCTTTACTGCATTGGATTTAACCATACCTAAGAAAATAATCATTGAAGATCAGAAAAATAGCAGAACAGCTGCACAAAATAGACTTTTGTGGCTTTGGAATAATGAAATACAAAAGTTTATGTTCGATCATTCAGGTATTACCGCTTCAGCCTTTGATTGGCATGAAACAATGGTCGAAAGGTTATGCCCTACAGTTAATAAAGAAATAACTCTACCTAATGGAGAAACTGTATCTATTCAAGAACGTACTAGAACCAGTAAATTTAATACCAAAAAAATGACCAAATATTTAGAAATGCTAGATGCTTACTGTGCTAGTTTTGGTTTATTACTTCCTCATCCGCAAGACTTAATGAACGCTATCTATGGAAAAAGAAATATATGA
- a CDS encoding Ref family protein: protein MIQGRSVTDSQKRYWDNLAQFVGCIACIKEGKFNNYCSIHHIEGRTKKNAHWLVLPLCAGHHQDNGTAIAIHPYKKQFEQKYGNQYQLIVDCITLLKKRGVDIPENILTLLDSIKGKFSTDILISLKDQKICK from the coding sequence ATGATACAAGGACGCTCAGTAACAGATAGCCAAAAACGCTATTGGGACAATCTTGCTCAATTTGTTGGCTGTATTGCCTGTATTAAAGAAGGTAAATTTAATAATTATTGCTCTATTCACCATATCGAAGGGCGTACTAAGAAAAATGCTCACTGGCTAGTTTTACCGTTATGTGCAGGACATCATCAAGATAATGGTACAGCCATAGCCATTCATCCCTATAAAAAACAATTTGAACAAAAATACGGGAATCAATATCAGCTAATAGTGGATTGTATAACACTATTAAAAAAGAGAGGTGTTGATATTCCTGAAAATATATTAACTCTTTTAGACAGTATAAAAGGGAAGTTTTCAACTGATATTTTAATTTCTCTTAAAGATCAAAAAATATGCAAGTAG
- a CDS encoding DUF2726 domain-containing protein — MLTILSIIIALGIVLGLKDFFRPHNKKYSRKNKWNPPVREQLNQRSSSYLDISDPRDQLKIVSDEKIAFSAQKIMGRKEYRVFNIIEKEVIKEFKYYRVFAQVSLGEVLSSETSYAYSCINTKRVDVLIIDGAGNPILAVEYQGEGHYQSSAALRDAIKKEALRKAGVGYIEITPDHTNDDIKYIVRRAIESKMTNNKVIEIPVAEQSIHVVK, encoded by the coding sequence ATGCTTACCATCTTATCAATAATTATCGCATTAGGTATTGTTTTAGGCTTAAAAGATTTTTTTAGACCACACAATAAAAAATACTCAAGAAAAAATAAGTGGAATCCTCCTGTAAGAGAACAGTTAAATCAGCGTTCTAGTTCTTACCTTGATATTAGTGATCCTCGAGATCAGTTAAAAATAGTCTCTGATGAGAAAATAGCGTTTTCTGCTCAAAAAATCATGGGGCGTAAAGAATATAGGGTTTTTAACATAATTGAAAAAGAAGTAATCAAAGAATTTAAATATTACAGAGTATTTGCCCAAGTAAGTCTAGGGGAAGTTTTGTCTAGTGAAACTAGTTATGCTTATAGTTGTATAAATACTAAACGTGTTGATGTATTAATTATTGATGGTGCTGGTAATCCTATTTTAGCTGTTGAATATCAGGGAGAAGGTCACTATCAAAGTAGTGCTGCTCTGAGAGACGCAATAAAAAAAGAAGCTTTACGTAAAGCAGGAGTTGGATATATTGAAATTACTCCTGATCATACTAATGATGATATTAAATATATTGTAAGAAGAGCAATTGAAAGCAAAATGACAAATAATAAGGTTATCGAAATACCTGTCGCGGAACAAAGTATTCATGTAGTGAAGTGA